TCTTGCACCATTTCTCCACTCTTCATTTACAAGGTTTCAATATCACGATAAAAGGATTGAAGTTTTAATGTGATTACCTTAGAATTGCCTTAGTACGCCGTTTGCAAGGTCGTCCAAACATTTTTAGCAGTAGTTGTTGCtgcaatttttgaaaaaaaactgACTCATACACAGCTTGTTGAATGAAGAATAATGCTTTAGAATCCTTCTTCTTGTTATCCTTCAGCCTAGTCTCTTCATCTGCTTCAGGATACCCTTTCTCAATCAAGTCCCACAAATCTTGAGATTTAAATAGAGTTCTCATCTTGATACTccagaattcaaaattttcacctttgAAAACATGAATTGCCGATTGCAAAATACTCACAGCGTTGTCATTTGATACTATGAATTAACGCCCAATATTCTAAACGAACAAGGTTTTGATGCTACTTTTATTAGGGAAAGTGAATTGACAATTGCAGAAAATAGAGGATAAAATTAGTTATCTAAATTTGAATGATACTGAAATTAAAAAACATACCAGATAGCTAATTGAAACTAGCAAACTGAATTTGGAAACTGATGACTTTATTCAGAGATTGTAATATATCTGGCAGTTTAATCTGTTTTATGATTCGGTGGCTTTTAAATAGGCATTACAATGAAAATATCAATAACAGAAATAAGAAGATAATTATTACGATGAAGTAACTTGACTCAGAAGTAAAAcctaaaaaatctaaataaaaaataactaacaAATATTAAATCAAACTAAGTTAACGtgctaattttaaatcaatcttCAACATATTTACTGTTCATTCCATAAAAGACATCTTTATATATAAGATTCTCCATAATCTTGTAGGTCCAGCTTAATCGTCAGTTTATTATTTTAAGATGGCTAGTTAAGTTTTCAcaagatataaaataaaatagaaaatcaaaGATTAGAGTACTCTcccaaaattaattataaacttATCTTATTCACTCCAAGCAATAAACAATCGgtctaattaattgaaaataactaaattcaatctaatttataattttaatttaccacttatttaataaatttaatcattttaaattattaactttCAATTCGATCATAATGGATATAATAAATGTAACTAATTTTTCATATAGAGATAACCGTAATTCTTGATTTTTTAGAATTAGTATAATCACAATACTTATGATCTATAACtatataaaacattatatttattaatttaaaaaattaaaaaataagttatcgaTTCTTAAAAATGTGTTATTTGAATCTATAGGtagttttaattaaaactaaaaatcaaatcaaatcgaaaaataaatttcagaatatatttattaaaaaaagtaaaagtataattgttaaaatttgtaaaatttactcttttacaattattttttaagtaattataaaatattgatttaggatattaattaaaatgataatataatatttttgttaaatttaatagtataatttaataataaaatataaataaatttaagtgattaataaaattaacttttattaTTTGGGTGTGCATCTTACATTCATAAATTCACATCAtgttcaaaattataaataaattattaaaaaaatttacctcATAGACATAAACttttaattactaaataatttttgcTAGTCTTTGTTTTACTGTAATATAAACTCTTTTACTTGTCATTCATAACATAGAAGTCAATTGAATAAATTTTACtacttcttttatatataaaattaaattaaaagtatgatataaaatttaattaatttttaaatgaaattagaTATGGTTTATTGGTTTGTTCttagaaattataataaaagggactttaattcttatatatttttatttttcattaaaaagattatATTAAGCTGTCTTGAATTGCCTACATTGCACTTCCTGAAGAAAATGTGCAAGCACCTGTTACACCTCAAGGGTAATAAATTACATTATTGGTACAAGCAGACAAAGGAGGAAGATAAAACCGCCTTAGACACATGCATGCATAGTGAGATGACTCATATCTCCCCTGCTCAGCAAATACGTTTTTGATCAAGGTTCACTGGTTCATGACCGGTAATTTGGCAATAATTCGATCCTCGCCTCAAACAGTTCGGCCTATTgagttaaataaattttgaattaactTTTAACTTAACTCAAAAAGATTAATtcaagttatttaataatttcgtgttaattattatatacaattcaaaATTATCATAATTCATCGATCTGAAACCGTTTTTCGCATTCAAGTAACAGCAAATCGTTATACTCGATCCCGTTAAATTTGCGACGTATTTATCGTAATTGAATTGAATACCATTGCTAATTAGGACCGCAACTGAATCGAATACAATTGCTAAATAGAACCGGACCCTTGAATATTGTTGTTCGCTAGTATTTCACAcggttttatctcgtttcaaacGAGTAGTCCTCTCCTTGCAGGTCTACTAGTTCTgcacaatttatttaatttaaggtAATTCTAATACTAATTAAAACAGTTTGCTTCAAACTaattcaaataacttttaaattcaCTTTATagttaattcaaaattattaatataaattatttaatagtttcgtactacttattatatacaatttaataTTACCGTAATCTGTTGATGTGAGATGTATAATAAGCAGAGTTGATCGTGGATGTGTGACGTCTTCAGCATCCAAGCAAATAGTCGTTGTATCGCCTATTGAGTAGAGTAAAGAACATTACTATTAAAAATCCGAATACAAGAAAAAGATTTATTTAGATAAGATTTAATGTGGAGTGGTTGCTACAAAATATTAAATCCACATCATTGTTGTTTTGTTTTACAAATAATTTTCTAATCAAGCGGTTAAAAGATTTCAAATGACATCACTTAAATTTTGGTGCTTGCATGAACTGAGAGTTAATGAAGTAAGATGAATGCAATTGAAGAATAATCTAGGAGTATTGCGATGGTGATTCAATCAGTAAATAAGCTTTCTTATACGTCATGTATATGTTGGcggctatatatatatagactttTGGGcgttaattttaaatgatttgatgatttttcatattattattggtTGGATGCAAGTTGAGTTActatttaaaagtttaattacaCCATGCCCTTTGAATATATCCCGTCTGACATTTTAACTCCAAAACTGAAATTAATTCAACTTTGAGATCCAGGTAAGtactaaaactgaaagaaaaaaagttACACCAATCAAGGGTGCtattagattatatatatatatatatatatatatatatagtcttccaaaatttattaaattatgaaaattttttccaaaaaacaaaaaagagagaaagacgCTTCTTTAATTTAATGCATGATTAGACATTTTCTTAGGTTTggtttattttataagaaaatatttttttatattttttatgtttatatattcaaaaaaatttattaaaaaatatttttaataaaaaaataaattagttttaaaaaaatgattttttatttaaaaaaaaatattttccacacattaaaatttttattaaaatctttacatataaatttattaataaattttataatttaaattaaaattaaataataataaaaaattatttcattaaaaactgttttttaaaaaagatttttaataaaaaatattttttaaatataaattattttagaccAGAGCCTTAATATAAAAAGCAGTGGTTAATTTTCCGCAATTTATAGTTAATGAATGTAGGTAAGCAGTGAAGTCATCGATGTAAAAGGACACTAGCTCACCTAATCTCATACATATGCAAGAGACAAGCAAAAACGACACAGTTGATAAACTAAATTATCAGACCAGGatattttccattaaaaatttaatgactCTGGTTCACAAATGTCTTATTATAATAGCCACATGTAAGAAATTTCTTACAATCTGTAAATTTAATCAATGaaacattattaatttaaatttaaatgttaaacctattataattttaaataatatatcacTTATTCATTCACTagttatatacatataaaaaattctCGCATAAACTTATAATAGTTATTTATGATCCATCCATACATTATTgagtaattttaatttgaaaagttTTCCATTTAACctttatatcataaaaaaatttattaattaatttactaattttaaaaaatagaataaaatattattgatattttaaaaatccattaattaaactctttattaattctaatcattaaatattataaaaaaatttaaaatattttcaatttaaaagactaattaataaattttttacttttttacgtAAGGataaattaatgagttttttaaaatataaaaattaaattataaaatatttaataaccaAAATTAACCGATGATGAACTgattaataaacttttaaaacatcaaaaatatttaaaaaaaaaaaaactaataatcgTCTCCATAGAAACTAGACAGTAAATGGAAATTTCCATTTAGCTTCTGTGCATGCAATAGATCTTAGCACATAGTCTAATATTTCTCTTTCCCCATTAATGAAAATAcaataggttttctttttttctgtTTGTGATATCTAGATTTAATATGTATCAACGTAGTAATCTTGATGAATTTTCGAAACATTCTTCCGAGAAGAAATCTCAGGTTGAGAACTCGGTTTGATCCAACCCACCCGTGAATCTTGATGAATTTTTGAAACATCCACAATAAGTCGTGTGCCTGCTGAAATATGGTAGCCTCCTAGAGTAGTCTTGCATGGGTTCATGTGGGAGTGACAATGGAGCAGCATGATACAACTTGTCTTTAGGATGGCCTGGAGATGAACCAAATTCTTCATGTCCGACTTGTCTTTACCGACATGGATGTCTAGTTCATATTTGGCTTTCTTCAAGACATCATAGTTTTGAGTAAATAATGATAGTGTCCAAGTCTCTGTAATGGTTGTTGTGTCTGAGATTGCGAAAATAAAAAGCCTACATGAATTCAAGAAGATAATCAACAGATTGTTCATGTGTGTTTTTGATATCTCTATCACAACTATCAACATTCAAGTTGGCATACCAGGCACGTACCTTTGTTGACGGTATCAGCATCTCGACTGGAAAGATCATCTGCACCAGCTGTTCATCATGAATGTGCCTGAAGCTTTCTTCTGCTAGtgtttctctacccatccttcCAATAAATGGTCCAGCTCTGTTGCGGTCTTCCTCATTGGGTTCCAAGCTCCACCCAAAATCCAGCCAATCTTAGAAATGGCAGCTTATAAGACACTACAAACTTACCCGATACATCAAAAAAATCCCAGAGAGCATGTCGCCATCCATAGCTCCTTTCAGCACCCTATCACCATTTTCTGTATACTTCGCATATCCCTTCCCTACTATTATCTTGGGTATCACATTTAAGGTTACATCCCAAAACCATTTCTTCATCTCCACCACAAATATATTGGAGCTACTTTTTTGTTCTCCATCCATCGCCTGTGCAACTCTTTTACAGCCAATACTCTCCACAAGGAGTGAAGCTAAACATAGAAAAGATATAGCCTAGGATTTCCATGGCAAGAGATTTAGGACGACTGGCACAAACTGTCATTAGTAGTAAGGCACTCGTTAGCGAGATTGCTTACAACCAATGTGGGATGCATGCCAAATTTCATGGTGAATATGGCCCATAAATTGTCAGCCAAATTCCTCAAGATTATGTGAAGTGGAAATGACACTGCTAGGAGGGAAGGTGACCAATTACAGGCCATGCTCTAGCAGATTCGGATGTACTTGTTTATTTCTTTCTTGATGTCAAAAGAAAAGAGATTGATGGTgttaaaaaggaaagtatcaccACCATAGCACCTAACAACAGAGAAAGATACGCCGTTGGGGGTTTCAGGTTAAGATTCTGGGGCTATTACAGGATTCAGTATTTAGCTTGCAAAAGCAAAGTAGCGTTCACATGGCAACTTGTTTGCTCTTCATTAACTATGTTTTATACGTCAAGATTAGCTTTAAATCAATTAATCATTCATCCTACTTGCACTTAAAATTATCAATCTAAGAACAAGTGGAGTAATAGCTTGTAACATGAATTTTCTTAAGAAAGTGGTGTTACTTCTGCAActattatcaataaatattattgttttaataaacatattattataatgcaaaatatttttttatatattagtgtctgattgaaaatatttttcttaacattaaaaaaaaaatattcttaacGTTATTATAAAGaattattgaataattttttttatcaatatataCTTCACTTAACATTATAAGTTTAGTTTGTATAATCATTCACATAGGTATAATAAACACATTTAACCATAGAAGTTTAATTCTCACTCTTCCTTGAAAATCATTAATGATGACCGCCGGGTCTCGCAACCCCTAGGCAAGGCCAGACCCAAGAAAGCAGCACCGATCCAAAGCCCATGGGGCCTTCTTTAGTTGACCGGTCCATCATcttaagtcttggtccagacGCATGAGGCAAGCCGAGTCGTCCGAGCCCAGGTCCGATGAGAAGATATCCAGTCCGATGATGTGACGTGATGAAGGATAGCAGGCTCAATCACTTCGCAGTCCTAACCGCATGCGCGCCAAGGGAACTAAATAGCCGCCTGGCGTGGAGAAAGGGTATGACACTTCCGTACATACGGACCTGCGTGACAAAAACAGGTGGCATTGTAGCAGAGAGGCCATCAGACGTCACTGGCAGACAAAGGGAAAGGAATAAAAGGAAGGGAACACCTTCCTCTCCATCCAAGCTTACACACACATTGTAAACATCAATTAACATCGTTCATCTGTAACTACTAGACCATTAACATTACTTTTGTAATTATTAACACTATTCACCTCACTACATGACCCTGTTTGCAACAACTTCTAAAAGTAGTGGTTAGTGTTTTCACTACTTTATAGAAATTGAACTTTTAGCTAACAATGACAAAAACAActattaactattaaaatagTTAGTCTTGCCAAACAAGATACCATATATAACTTCGGCTTGGTttgttttaaagaaaatattttcttagaaaatattttctacattATCTGGCGTTTGGGGTGCTCAAAAAATCTAGTTAACGTAAACTATTTTCCcgatcaaaaaaaaaaaaattaagtcattttaaggaaaatgactcttttcaaaaaataaaaccatTTTCTACATTTTGAAAATCTTCTTAAgacaatatataaatttgttattatattttattttttaaattaaaaataaacaatgaaaaaataaattaattttgatagaaaatattttccatgaaAAAACATTTTCCACAAAGAATATTTTctgtagaaaatatttttctaatataagttattttttacaaaCAAACAGAGCTTTAGTGTAACATGAAAAATGGAAGCTTTTTCAATGAATGCTTATTAGAAAGCAAGCGCTCTATTAATTAGTTGATTTGCGTGAGTAATTCAAAAGTTAGGTATACGTTAGACCAAGAAATGATCACATGAAAGGAATTTACCTCAGGTGTCCATAATCTTCAATAACATTATTTTATCGCAAATATAatctcataaaaaatattttagaaagaaAGCATGCACTTCTTAAATGGGTGAATGAGAATAAATTGGTACATGAAAATGGCATTTGTACACAGTCCTTTCCCAAATACACAAGTAACGTTCAAGGTTTTGAAGAAAAGGAATGTggaaaaggaacaaagaatataCTCACTATAATAACATCTTACACCTTCACTGCCTTTCctaatgtgtgtgtgtgtgtgtgtgtgtgtatatatatatatattaaaccaatattttcattttgttcagaaagataaaatattaaaagctATCTTTTATGACTCAACAATTAACAAAGGCACTCGATACTCATGCAACATAGGTGTTTTAGATGGTAGCTATTGTTGGCTGAAATGAGATTTGTTCTAGATATTTGGTTCCTTGATTCAAAGCTAAAATTATGTTCTGaaaaatgtattatttttttttgctgATGTAATGTTGCCGAGTTTAGGTAGCTGTTTTAGGTACATTTCCACCATACCCAACCATGTCTTGTTACTTGTTGGAGATGATAAACTTTATTGTAAATCTGTGTAATCACCTTATTTTGGCTATATATTGAATGAAATCATATCTCCCACGTAGAGGACAGAGTTAGAGAAATTTGCTGAGATTGTGCTGTTTTCTCAGTTTTGTAACTGATTTTAAATATCTAGTTTTCATTCTAAATATCAAATTTCAGTATTTAAATATCTATTCTCTTCTCCAATTTCCAACAGTGATATCAGAGAGCTCTCATCTCAAGTGCTTGTGCCTGTATTTGTGTTTTTAAGAGACATTTTGAGAGTTTTCTTTTACAAAAAAATTTGTGAGTTTATCAGCAAGATATCTTCTAGTAGTAGTTCTTTTCCGGCAAATGGACCTCCAGTTTTTGCAGGTGAAGCTCATCAAGTTTGAACTGTCAAAATGAAGACTTATTTAAAAGCTCTTAATCTTTGGGATGTAGTAAAGCAAGGACGAGAACAAGTTCAACCTTTAAGAGCAAATGCTATCTTGAATCAGATCAAGAAGCATGATGAGCTGGTGACTAGAAGTCCCAAAGTTACTTGTCTTCATTCTGCAGTATCAGAAGCTATTTTTAGAAGGATTAGGCTTGTGAGGCAGCCAAGAAGGCTTGgaataaattaaaagaagaatTTGAAGGAAGTCATAGAGTCAAAGCTGTTAGACTCCTAGAGAATTTGAGCTTTTGAAgatgaaggaagaagaaagtGTGAAAGACTATTCTTAT
The sequence above is a segment of the Manihot esculenta cultivar AM560-2 chromosome 5, M.esculenta_v8, whole genome shotgun sequence genome. Coding sequences within it:
- the LOC110615423 gene encoding cytochrome P450 82A3-like — protein: MACNWSPSLLAVSFPLHIILRNLADNLWAIFTMKFGMHPTLVVSNLANECLTTNDTSLLVESIGCKRVAQAMDGEQKSSSNIFVVEMKKWFWDVTLNVIPKIIVGKGYAKYTENDWLDFGWSLEPNEEDRNRAGPFIGRMGRETLAEESFRHIHDEQLVQMIFPVEMLIPSTKVRAWLFIFAISDTTTITETWTLSLFTQNYDVLKKAKYELDIHVGKDKSDMKNLVHLQAILKTSCIMLLHCHSHMNPCKTTLGGYHISAGTRLIVDVSKIHQDSRVGWIKPSSQPEISSRKNVSKIHQDYYVDTY